One Streptococcus gallolyticus subsp. gallolyticus DSM 16831 DNA window includes the following coding sequences:
- the rplI gene encoding 50S ribosomal protein L9, which translates to MKVIFLADVKGKGKKGEIKEVPTGYAQNFLIKKNLAKEATNQAIGELKGKQKSEEKAQAEILAEAQALKAELEKEATVVKFTEKVGPDGRTFGSITAKKIAEELAKQFGLKINKRSIELDHPIRAIGSVEVPVKLHKEVTAEIKLSIKEA; encoded by the coding sequence ATGAAAGTTATTTTTCTAGCAGATGTTAAAGGTAAAGGGAAAAAAGGCGAAATCAAAGAGGTCCCAACAGGTTATGCCCAAAACTTTTTAATTAAGAAAAATTTAGCTAAAGAAGCGACTAACCAAGCTATTGGTGAATTAAAAGGTAAACAAAAATCAGAAGAAAAAGCACAAGCTGAAATTTTAGCAGAAGCTCAAGCGCTTAAAGCAGAGCTTGAGAAAGAAGCCACAGTTGTTAAGTTTACCGAAAAAGTTGGACCTGATGGACGTACATTTGGTTCAATTACAGCTAAGAAAATTGCCGAAGAATTGGCTAAACAGTTTGGTTTAAAAATCAACAAACGTTCTATCGAGTTAGATCATCCAATTCGTGCAATTGGTTCTGTCGAAGTTCCTGTTAAGTTACACAAGGAAGTAACTGCTGAAATTAAATTAAGCATTAAGGAAGCATAG
- a CDS encoding DHH family phosphoesterase: MKRFRFATIHLVMIGLILFGILAICVRLFQTESAILAAIFLALSLLVALLYYQKETYELSELEQIELLNDQTEVSLKSLLEQMPVGVVQFEQSTNEVEWFNPYAELIFTSEEGEFEDELIQKIIGNKREGDASQTFELNGNKYSSYIDSSSGIFYFFDTSMGNRQLGDAALLRPVIGIISIDNYDDVTDDLSDAEISQINSFIANFISNFTKSKNIFYRRVDMDRFYFFTDYAVLSSLIDDKFTVLEAFRKQAKEERELPLTLSMGVAYGDDNHQQIGQVALQNLNTALVRGGDQVVICENDEHKKPLYFGGGSVSTVKRTRTRTRAMMTAISDHIKNVDRVFVVGHRNLDMDALGSAIGMQFFASNVIEEAYAVYNPDEMSPDIARAIKRLQEDGKTNLISVNQALQLVTSQSLLIMVDHSKIDLTLSQELYNRFTDVIVVDHHRRDNNFPEKAILTFIESGASSASELVTELIQFQNAGKRLSKIQASILMAGIMLDTKNFSASVTSRTFDVASYLRSQGSDSIEIQNISQTDFEEYRLVNELILKGRKLYDNIIIASGGDNVVYSKVVASKAADTMLSLAGIEATFVIVQVAPNKVAISARSRSKINVQRMMEELGGGGHFTLAACQLSDITVSQAEHLLLEIIENDLRENMEVE, translated from the coding sequence ATGAAAAGATTTCGATTTGCAACTATTCACTTAGTCATGATAGGCTTGATTTTATTCGGGATTTTGGCTATTTGTGTCAGACTTTTTCAGACGGAGTCAGCTATTTTAGCTGCAATCTTTTTGGCGCTGTCTTTGCTTGTTGCATTGCTTTATTATCAAAAAGAAACATATGAGTTATCAGAACTTGAACAAATTGAATTACTAAACGACCAAACAGAAGTCAGTTTGAAGAGTTTATTAGAACAGATGCCTGTTGGTGTTGTTCAATTTGAGCAATCTACAAATGAAGTTGAGTGGTTTAATCCGTACGCTGAACTTATCTTCACTAGTGAAGAAGGAGAATTTGAGGACGAGCTCATCCAAAAAATTATTGGCAATAAGCGTGAAGGGGATGCCAGCCAAACTTTTGAGTTAAATGGCAATAAATATTCATCTTACATTGATTCATCTTCAGGGATTTTTTATTTCTTTGATACGTCAATGGGAAATCGTCAACTAGGAGATGCTGCGCTTTTGCGACCAGTTATCGGGATTATCTCAATTGATAATTATGACGATGTAACAGATGATTTATCTGATGCGGAAATTTCTCAAATCAATAGTTTTATTGCTAATTTCATATCGAATTTCACGAAGTCTAAAAATATTTTTTATCGTCGTGTGGATATGGACCGTTTTTACTTTTTCACAGATTATGCTGTTTTAAGTAGTCTAATTGACGATAAGTTTACAGTACTAGAAGCTTTTCGTAAACAGGCTAAAGAAGAGCGTGAGTTACCGCTGACTTTGAGCATGGGGGTTGCTTATGGTGATGATAATCATCAGCAAATTGGGCAAGTGGCTCTCCAAAATTTGAATACGGCACTTGTGCGTGGTGGTGACCAAGTTGTTATTTGTGAAAATGATGAGCATAAGAAACCATTGTATTTTGGTGGTGGGTCAGTATCTACCGTTAAACGTACCCGTACGCGTACCCGTGCGATGATGACTGCTATTTCAGACCACATAAAAAATGTGGATAGAGTATTTGTTGTCGGACATCGTAATTTAGATATGGATGCTCTTGGTTCAGCGATTGGGATGCAGTTCTTTGCAAGTAATGTCATCGAGGAAGCTTATGCGGTTTACAACCCAGATGAAATGAGCCCTGATATTGCAAGAGCAATTAAAAGGTTACAAGAAGATGGAAAAACGAATTTAATTTCAGTCAACCAAGCTTTACAACTAGTGACAAGCCAATCACTATTGATAATGGTTGACCATTCTAAGATTGACTTAACGTTATCGCAGGAACTTTACAACAGATTTACAGATGTTATTGTTGTTGATCATCATCGTCGTGACAATAATTTTCCAGAAAAAGCCATATTGACCTTTATTGAAAGTGGGGCAAGTAGCGCAAGTGAATTAGTAACCGAATTAATTCAATTCCAAAATGCTGGTAAACGTCTAAGTAAAATTCAAGCTAGTATTTTAATGGCAGGGATTATGTTGGACACGAAGAATTTTTCAGCTAGTGTTACAAGTCGAACATTTGATGTTGCAAGCTATCTTAGATCTCAAGGAAGTGATAGCATTGAAATTCAAAACATTTCTCAAACAGATTTTGAGGAATATCGATTGGTTAATGAACTTATTCTCAAAGGGCGTAAACTTTATGACAACATTATCATTGCCAGTGGTGGCGATAATGTGGTTTACAGTAAAGTAGTTGCCAGTAAAGCTGCAGATACCATGTTATCTCTAGCTGGCATTGAAGCAACGTTTGTTATTGTTCAGGTTGCTCCTAATAAAGTAGCTATTTCGGCACGTAGCCGCAGTAAAATCAATGTTCAACGAATGATGGAAGAACTCGGTGGCGGTGGGCATTTTACCCTAGCAGCTTGTCAACTATCAGACATAACTGTTAGTCAAGCCGAACACTTATTACTTGAAATAATTGAAAATGATTTAAGAGAAAACATGGAGGTAGAGTGA
- the mnmG gene encoding tRNA uridine-5-carboxymethylaminomethyl(34) synthesis enzyme MnmG produces MTHEFAENYDVIIVGAGHAGVEASLAAARMGCKTMLATINLEMLSFMPCNPAIGGSAKGIVVREIDALGGEMGKNIDRTYIQMKMLNTGKGPAVRALRAQADKALYSRTMKHTVEQQENLTLRQSMIEEVLVEDGKVVGVRTATNQKFSAKAVVITTGTALRGEIILGELKYSSGPNNSLASIGLADNLKELGLEIGRFKTGTPPRIKASSINYDETEIQPGDEKPNHFSFMSNDEDYLKDQIPCWLTYTNQTSHDIINKNLYRAPMFSGIVKGVGPRYCPSIEDKIVRFADKERHQLFLEPEGRETEEVYIQGLSTSLPEDVQKELIHSIKGLENAEMMRTGYAIEYDIVLPHQLRATLETKKISGLFTAGQTNGTSGYEEAAGQGIVAGINAALKVQGKPEMILKRSDAYIGVMIDDLVTKGTLEPYRLLTSRAEYRLILRHDNADMRLTEIGHRVGLVDDERYQRFLNRKRQFDNELTRLSTHKIKPVKETNARIEALGFKPLTDALTAKEFMRRPEINYDIATSFVGPAEEKLDSKVIELLETEIKYEGYINKALDQVAKMKRMEEKRIPANIDWDDIDSIATEARQKFKKINPETIGQASRISGVNPADISILMVYLEGKQKHHRKAND; encoded by the coding sequence ATGACACACGAATTTGCTGAAAATTATGATGTAATTATTGTTGGTGCTGGGCATGCTGGTGTTGAAGCTAGTTTGGCTGCGGCTCGTATGGGTTGTAAAACGATGCTGGCAACAATTAATTTGGAAATGTTGTCCTTTATGCCATGTAACCCTGCAATTGGGGGTTCTGCCAAAGGGATTGTCGTTCGCGAAATTGACGCTCTCGGTGGTGAAATGGGTAAAAACATTGATAGGACTTACATTCAAATGAAAATGCTCAATACTGGTAAAGGTCCTGCGGTCCGTGCTCTTCGTGCGCAAGCAGATAAGGCTCTTTACTCTCGTACAATGAAGCATACGGTTGAGCAACAAGAAAATTTGACATTGCGTCAGTCAATGATTGAAGAAGTTTTAGTCGAAGATGGTAAAGTTGTCGGTGTTCGCACAGCTACTAATCAGAAATTTTCAGCTAAAGCAGTTGTTATCACAACAGGTACAGCTCTTCGTGGCGAAATTATCCTAGGCGAGCTTAAATATTCTTCTGGTCCAAATAACAGCTTGGCTTCTATTGGACTTGCAGATAATTTGAAAGAATTAGGTCTTGAAATTGGTCGTTTCAAAACAGGAACACCACCACGTATCAAAGCAAGTTCTATCAATTACGATGAAACAGAGATTCAACCAGGTGATGAAAAACCAAATCATTTTTCATTCATGTCCAATGATGAAGATTACCTCAAAGACCAAATTCCTTGCTGGTTGACTTATACGAACCAAACAAGCCACGATATTATCAATAAAAATCTTTACCGTGCACCAATGTTTTCAGGGATTGTCAAAGGAGTAGGGCCTCGTTATTGTCCATCTATCGAAGATAAAATTGTGCGCTTTGCGGATAAAGAACGTCACCAACTTTTCCTAGAACCTGAAGGTCGTGAAACAGAAGAAGTTTACATTCAAGGGTTGTCAACAAGTCTTCCTGAAGATGTTCAAAAAGAATTAATTCATTCTATTAAAGGGCTTGAAAATGCCGAAATGATGCGTACAGGATATGCGATTGAGTACGATATCGTTTTGCCACACCAATTGCGTGCAACGCTTGAAACGAAGAAAATTTCAGGTCTCTTTACGGCTGGTCAAACCAATGGTACGTCAGGTTACGAAGAAGCTGCTGGTCAAGGAATTGTTGCTGGTATCAATGCTGCTTTGAAAGTTCAAGGCAAGCCAGAAATGATTCTTAAACGTAGTGATGCTTACATCGGTGTTATGATTGATGACTTGGTAACGAAAGGAACGTTGGAACCTTATCGTTTGTTGACAAGTCGTGCGGAATATCGTTTGATTTTGCGTCATGATAATGCTGATATGCGTTTGACTGAGATTGGTCACCGTGTCGGTTTGGTTGATGATGAACGTTATCAACGTTTCTTGAATCGTAAACGTCAGTTTGACAATGAATTGACAAGGTTGTCAACTCATAAAATCAAGCCAGTTAAAGAAACTAATGCACGTATTGAAGCACTTGGTTTCAAACCATTGACAGATGCCTTGACAGCAAAAGAATTCATGCGTCGTCCTGAAATCAATTATGACATTGCGACAAGCTTTGTTGGTCCTGCTGAAGAAAAACTTGACAGCAAAGTGATTGAACTTTTGGAAACTGAAATCAAATATGAAGGTTATATCAACAAAGCCCTTGACCAAGTAGCCAAAATGAAACGCATGGAAGAAAAACGTATTCCTGCTAATATTGACTGGGATGATATTGATTCTATCGCAACAGAAGCACGTCAAAAATTCAAGAAAATTAACCCAGAAACAATCGGTCAAGCAAGCCGTATTTCAGGTGTTAACCCAGCAGATATTTCTATTTTGATGGTTTACCTAGAAGGCAAGCAAAAACATCATAGAAAAGCGAATGATTAA
- a CDS encoding NUDIX hydrolase translates to MDFRTRIGEQSFVVRASALIIKDEKIYLAKSPKNEYYLLGGAILVNELTEDAIIREMKEELNIDIEVKQLAFVVENQFSLDLTKHHQIEFLYLVNPLSDLNKEIYEGGQKRMCEWISFEELSKINLNPSFLKIALKNWDGQVKHFVNKDKEK, encoded by the coding sequence ATGGATTTTAGAACTAGAATTGGTGAGCAGAGCTTTGTTGTTAGAGCATCAGCCTTAATTATTAAAGATGAAAAAATATATTTAGCAAAATCTCCTAAAAATGAATATTATTTGTTAGGTGGAGCAATCTTAGTAAATGAATTAACTGAAGATGCCATAATACGCGAAATGAAAGAAGAACTTAATATCGATATTGAAGTTAAACAGTTGGCTTTTGTTGTCGAAAATCAGTTTTCTTTGGATCTCACAAAACATCACCAAATTGAATTTCTTTACTTAGTGAACCCACTTTCTGATCTTAATAAAGAGATATATGAGGGAGGTCAGAAGCGTATGTGTGAGTGGATTTCGTTTGAAGAACTCAGTAAGATTAACCTAAATCCAAGCTTTTTAAAAATTGCCCTAAAAAACTGGGATGGTCAAGTCAAACATTTTGTAAATAAGGATAAGGAGAAATAA